A single Ptiloglossa arizonensis isolate GNS036 chromosome 2, iyPtiAriz1_principal, whole genome shotgun sequence DNA region contains:
- the LOC143143581 gene encoding uncharacterized protein LOC143143581, with protein sequence MVHREEGSINPLSRSVNARHVIQLATKAKEYHRLDSSSDINEGKRATSFETARSIVTVFTMSRKKVWNSIVRRKKKNHLDLAGRDESDSGSVSPLLRRVSTFPRRGSQHRHTMDPEMSALNEYDPNHLFVK encoded by the exons ATGGTTCATCGGGAGGAAGGGTCGATTAACCCACTTTCTCGGTCCGTCAATGCGCGACACGTGATCCAGCTGGCCACCAAAGCCAAAGAATATCACCGACTGGACTCGTCTTCGGATATTAACGAGGGTAAGCGGGCCACGTCGTTCGAGACCGCGAGATCGATCGTCACGGTGTTCACCATGAGTCGGAAAAAGGTGTGGAACTCCATCGTCAGACGAAAGAAGAAGAACCATTTGGACCTGGCCGGCAGGGACGAGAGCGACTCGGGGAGCGTTT CGCCGTTACTAAGAAGGGTTTCCACCTTTCCAAGAAGAGGGTCTCAACACAGACATACTATGGATCCTGAAATGTCAGCGTTAAACGAATACGATCCCAATCATCTGTTTGTGAAGT AA